In one Ischnura elegans chromosome 13, ioIscEleg1.1, whole genome shotgun sequence genomic region, the following are encoded:
- the LOC124170088 gene encoding uncharacterized protein LOC124170088: protein MWCGFVKDPVAYYHRGLPRGLGLEGETLRASLNKVFEKFGKIANSLAPCGSTQGNESFNAIVASKAPKSRHYGSSESNDYRVAAAVCHKNVCVGYVADVKKSLMLSPGSNTNKHRQWLARKRMGVMEKRKSLGFKRRRLFKSLKEGAMVKSREGETYRSGMGLDGDATLISPQVLVLVTSEYSLITFDVETADPSNSSEIIQVGAVGESEFSVYLQGVLLSK, encoded by the coding sequence ATGTGGTGTGGCTTTGTTAAAGACCCAGTAGCATATTACCATCGAGGACTTCCCAGGGGATTAGGTTTGGAGGGTGAAACTTTGCGTGCAAGCCTCAACAAAGTTTttgagaaatttggaaaaattgccAATAGTTTGGCTCCTTGTGGCTCTACACAAGGCAATGAAAGCTTCAATGCTATTGTAGCCAGCAAAGCCCCTAAATCCAGGCATTATGGCTCTTCCGAATCTAATGATTACAGAGTCGCAGCAGCAGTTTGCCATAAGAATGTTTGTGTCGGGTATGTGGCAGATGTGAAGAAGTCCCTGATGTTATCTCCAGGGTCCAACACAAATAAGCACAGGCAGTGGCTGGCTAGAAAGCGAATGGGTGTCATGGAGAAGAGGAAGAGTTTGGGCTTCAAGAGGAGGAGACTTTTTAAAAGTCTAAAGGAGGGAGCAATGGTGAAGAGTCGGGAAGGGGAGACATATCGGAGTGGGATGGGATTGGATGGTGATGCCACTCTCATTTCACCTCAAGTGCTTGTTCTGGTCACCAGCGAATATTCTCTTATAACATTTGATGTGGAAACCGCAGACCCGAGTAATTCATCAGAAATTATTCAGGTTGGTGCTGTGGGAGAATCAGAATTCTCTGTATACCTTCAGGGCGTATTACTGAGCAAGTGA